From Salvia splendens isolate huo1 chromosome 16, SspV2, whole genome shotgun sequence, a single genomic window includes:
- the LOC121772025 gene encoding uncharacterized protein LOC121772025 isoform X2, with translation MNRYAIHQNSFAAYEEMRGNAAAAAACRSVEMKETVICPKPRRLGLLQTTLHEPSYPRPLRWHASHHQEVFDSKAGSELLDIILAKGGGCGSDQAVPPVASSPPFFSGSPPSRVSNPLIQDARFVAEQSTPVSPRAIPAPSPSSTRKGGCVRANFGNNPAVRVEGFDCLDRDRRNCSIPALA, from the exons ATGAACCGCTACGCAATCCACCAGAACAGCTTTGCTGCCTACGAGGAGATGAGAGGcaacgccgccgccgccgctgcctgcAGATCTGTGGAGATGAAAGAAACGGTCATCTGCCCTAAGCCGCGGCGGCTCGGCTTGCTCCAGACCACTCTCCATGAGCCTTCTTACCCGAGACCTCTCAGATGGCACGCTAg CCATCACCAAGAGGTTTTTGATTCCAAAGCTGGAAGCGAGCTTCTGGACATCATCCTAGCAAAG GGTGGTGGTTGTGGTAGTGATCAAGCAGTGCCACCGGTAGCCTCGTCGCCCCCATTTTTTTCCGGGTCGCCGCCGAGCAGAGTATCTAACCCACTAATTCAAGACGCGCGGTTCGTGGCTGAGCAAAGCACCCCTGTCTCCCCACGCGCGATCCCGGCCCCTTCCCCCTCTTCCACCCGCAAGGGGGGCTGTGTCCGGGCGAATTTTGGGAACAACCCGGCCGTGAGGGTGGAGGGATTCGACTGCCTGGACCGGGATAGGCGCAACTGCAGTATCCCTGCCCTGGCATAA
- the LOC121772025 gene encoding uncharacterized protein LOC121772025 isoform X1 codes for MNRYAIHQNSFAAYEEMRGNAAAAAACRSVEMKETVICPKPRRLGLLQTTLHEPSYPRPLRWHASHHQEVFDSKAGSELLDIILAKQGGGCGSDQAVPPVASSPPFFSGSPPSRVSNPLIQDARFVAEQSTPVSPRAIPAPSPSSTRKGGCVRANFGNNPAVRVEGFDCLDRDRRNCSIPALA; via the exons ATGAACCGCTACGCAATCCACCAGAACAGCTTTGCTGCCTACGAGGAGATGAGAGGcaacgccgccgccgccgctgcctgcAGATCTGTGGAGATGAAAGAAACGGTCATCTGCCCTAAGCCGCGGCGGCTCGGCTTGCTCCAGACCACTCTCCATGAGCCTTCTTACCCGAGACCTCTCAGATGGCACGCTAg CCATCACCAAGAGGTTTTTGATTCCAAAGCTGGAAGCGAGCTTCTGGACATCATCCTAGCAAAG CAGGGTGGTGGTTGTGGTAGTGATCAAGCAGTGCCACCGGTAGCCTCGTCGCCCCCATTTTTTTCCGGGTCGCCGCCGAGCAGAGTATCTAACCCACTAATTCAAGACGCGCGGTTCGTGGCTGAGCAAAGCACCCCTGTCTCCCCACGCGCGATCCCGGCCCCTTCCCCCTCTTCCACCCGCAAGGGGGGCTGTGTCCGGGCGAATTTTGGGAACAACCCGGCCGTGAGGGTGGAGGGATTCGACTGCCTGGACCGGGATAGGCGCAACTGCAGTATCCCTGCCCTGGCATAA